In Helianthus annuus cultivar XRQ/B chromosome 9, HanXRQr2.0-SUNRISE, whole genome shotgun sequence, the following are encoded in one genomic region:
- the LOC110880066 gene encoding uncharacterized protein LOC110880066 isoform X2 has protein sequence MESKAMMRSSEVKLKVDCKRKFHAHEVLQLKKRLTHLEKEVNMMKEEMFRNRTERKALLDEVYRQLKLVHFSLLPENQTLGCKFYVEGGLSQVLYEDQNPSVFIREANSVEDPAPAQSIIPTTKNIP, from the exons ATGGAGTCTAAAGCAATGATGCGTTCGAGTGAAGTAAAACTGAAGGTTGATTGCAAAAGAAAGTTTCATGCACATGAAGTGTTGCAGCTTAAGAAGAGATTGACACATCTTGAAAAAGAAGTAAACATGATGAAAGAAGAAATGTTTCGGAACAGAACAGAAAGGAAGGCGTTGTTGGACGAGGTTTATCGGCAGTTGAAACTCGTTCACTTTTCGCTTCTGCCGGAAAACCAGACTCTTGGATGCAAATTCTATGTG GAAGGAGGGTTGTCTCAAGTTTTATATGAAGATCAAAATCCATCAGTGTTCATCAGAGAAGCAAATTCAGTGGAGGATCCTGCTCCTGCTCAAAGTATAATACCAACAACAAAAAACATACCATAA
- the LOC110880064 gene encoding F-box/LRR-repeat protein 14 isoform X2 — protein MGGSSSRNRSAPVREHRGIYRRYSRNGSSKWQATFDDKDGKAICPSLMELCTYKICQQVHQYDTFSMLPGDISQLIFDESVYSRRLTWNNLEAFRGCVLHDIDLGEYPGVDDSWMEAIFSHGSTLLSADLSGSNVTDCGLVHIKKCVNVEALNLNFCDQISDVGLDHIKGLLNLTTLSLKRNKNITAEGMSALSGLVNLLNLDLERCTSIYGGLVHLRCLSKLQALNLNCCNCITDADMEPLSELTNLKELQLSSTKVTDHGVVFLKGLHKLALLNMELCCVTAACLDSLSAIEGLLHLNLSRCNMTGDGCNKFSSLINLESLNLDSCIIRDNGLVHLAGLHRLKCLELSDTLVGSNGLRHLSGLVNLESLNLSFTAITDGGLKHLCGLSTLKSLNLDVRQITDTGLEALTSLTGLTHLDLFCAHITEAGTIHLRNFKNLQSLEICGGGLTDAGVANIKDLRSLMLLNLSQNYCLTDASLELIAGLTQLVSLNLSDSRVTSAGLQHLKPLKKLKSLSLESTEVTANDIKSLQENDLPNLVTFRPE, from the exons ATGGGTGGATCTTCTTCTAGAAACCGAAGCGCGCCTGTCCGTGAACATAGAGGGATTTACAGAAGATATTCCAGAAATGGAAGCTCAAAGTGGCAAGCAACTTTTGATGATAAAGATGGAAAAGCAATATGTCCATCCCTTATGGAATTATGCACTTACAAAATATGTCAA CAAGTTCATCAATATGATACCTTCTCCATGCTTCCAGGAGATATTAGCCAGTTGATATTCGACGAGTCGGTTTATTCTCGACGACTTACTTGGAACAATCTCGAGGCTTTTCGAGGTTGCGTTCTGCAT GATATTGATTTGGGCGAATATCCCGGTGTGGATGATAGTTGGATGGAGGCGATATTCTCACACGGATCAACTTTGCTTTCAGCAGATCTTTCGGGTTCAAATGTTACTGATTGCGGTTTGGTTCATATTAAAAAGTGTGTGAACGTCGAGGCCCTAAACTTGAACTTTTGTGATCAGATTTCGGACGTCGGCCTTGATCACATTAAGG GTCTTTTAAACTTGACAACTTTAAGTTTGAAAAGAAATAAAAACATTACTGCCGAAGGAATGAGTGCACTTTCGGGTTTAGTGAATTTGTTGAATTTGGACTTGGAAAGATGTACATCGATCTATGGTGGTCTTGTTCATCTAAGAT GTTTATCAAAGCTTCAAGCGCTTAACCTCAACTGTTGCAACTGTATTACTGATGCCGATATGGAGCCTCTTTCAG AACTAACGAACTTGAAAGAGTTGCAACTTTCCTCTACCAAGGTGACGGATCATGGGGTCGTGTTTCTGAAAG GATTACACAAGCTTGCATTGCTGAATATGGAACTATGCTGCGTTACGGCAGCATGCTTGGATTCACTTTCAG CTATTGAGGGTCTGCTTCATTTGAATTTAAGCAGATGTAACATGACTGGTGATGGGTGCAATAAATTTTCAA GTTTGATAAATTTGGAGAGCTTAAATCTGGATTCATGTATAATTCGTGATAATGGACTGGTTCACTTAGCAG GCCTTCATCGTTTAAAATGTTTGGAATTGTCTGATACATTAGTTGGAAGCAACGGTCTTCGTCATCTCTCAG GGTTGGTGAATCTCGAAAGCTTAAATCTCTCATTCACTGCTATTACCGATGGAGGTCTAAAACATTTGTGTGGATTATCAACTCTTAAATCACTTAATTTGGATGTTCGCCAGATTACAGATACCGGACTTGAAGCTCTTACAA GTTTGACCGGATTGACTCATCTGGATCTTTTTTGTGCACATATAACCGAAGCAGGAACCATCCATCTTCGGA ATTTTAAAAATCTCCAGTCTTTGGAAATATGTGGTGGGGGATTAACTGATGCCGGCGTTGCAAATATCAAGGATCTTCGCTCGTTGATGCTTTTGAATCTGTCACAAAACTACTGTCTGACAGATGCATCTTTGGAGTTGATTGCTG GTTTGACTCAGTTGGTTTCCTTAAACTTATCAGACTCGAGAGTAACGAGTGCAGGATTGCAGCATTTGAAGCCACTGAAGAAGTTGAAATCGCTGAGCTTAGAGTCAACCGAGGTGACTGCAAATGATATTAAAAGTCTTCAGGAAAATGACCTCCCAAATTTGGTAACCTTTCGTCCTGAGTAA
- the LOC110880066 gene encoding uncharacterized protein LOC110880066 isoform X1, with the protein MESKAMMRSSEVKLKVDCKRKFHAHEVLQLKKRLTHLEKEVNMMKEEMFRNRTERKALLDEVYRQLKLVHFSLLPENQTLGCKFYVKQEGGLSQVLYEDQNPSVFIREANSVEDPAPAQSIIPTTKNIP; encoded by the exons ATGGAGTCTAAAGCAATGATGCGTTCGAGTGAAGTAAAACTGAAGGTTGATTGCAAAAGAAAGTTTCATGCACATGAAGTGTTGCAGCTTAAGAAGAGATTGACACATCTTGAAAAAGAAGTAAACATGATGAAAGAAGAAATGTTTCGGAACAGAACAGAAAGGAAGGCGTTGTTGGACGAGGTTTATCGGCAGTTGAAACTCGTTCACTTTTCGCTTCTGCCGGAAAACCAGACTCTTGGATGCAAATTCTATGTG AAACAGGAAGGAGGGTTGTCTCAAGTTTTATATGAAGATCAAAATCCATCAGTGTTCATCAGAGAAGCAAATTCAGTGGAGGATCCTGCTCCTGCTCAAAGTATAATACCAACAACAAAAAACATACCATAA
- the LOC110880064 gene encoding F-box/LRR-repeat protein 4 isoform X1 has translation MGGSSSRNRSAPVREHRGIYRRYSRNGSSKWQATFDDKDGKAICPSLMELCTYKICQQVHQYDTFSMLPGDISQLIFDESVYSRRLTWNNLEAFRGCVLHDIDLGEYPGVDDSWMEAIFSHGSTLLSADLSGSNVTDCGLVHIKKCVNVEALNLNFCDQISDVGLDHIKGLLNLTTLSLKRNKNITAEGMSALSGLVNLLNLDLERCTSIYGGLVHLRCLSKLQALNLNCCNCITDADMEPLSELTNLKELQLSSTKVTDHGVVFLKGLHKLALLNMELCCVTAACLDSLSAIEGLLHLNLSRCNMTGDGCNKFSRLKGLKSLNLGFNDISDDVLVHLKGLINLESLNLDSCIIRDNGLVHLAGLHRLKCLELSDTLVGSNGLRHLSGLVNLESLNLSFTAITDGGLKHLCGLSTLKSLNLDVRQITDTGLEALTSLTGLTHLDLFCAHITEAGTIHLRNFKNLQSLEICGGGLTDAGVANIKDLRSLMLLNLSQNYCLTDASLELIAGLTQLVSLNLSDSRVTSAGLQHLKPLKKLKSLSLESTEVTANDIKSLQENDLPNLVTFRPE, from the exons ATGGGTGGATCTTCTTCTAGAAACCGAAGCGCGCCTGTCCGTGAACATAGAGGGATTTACAGAAGATATTCCAGAAATGGAAGCTCAAAGTGGCAAGCAACTTTTGATGATAAAGATGGAAAAGCAATATGTCCATCCCTTATGGAATTATGCACTTACAAAATATGTCAA CAAGTTCATCAATATGATACCTTCTCCATGCTTCCAGGAGATATTAGCCAGTTGATATTCGACGAGTCGGTTTATTCTCGACGACTTACTTGGAACAATCTCGAGGCTTTTCGAGGTTGCGTTCTGCAT GATATTGATTTGGGCGAATATCCCGGTGTGGATGATAGTTGGATGGAGGCGATATTCTCACACGGATCAACTTTGCTTTCAGCAGATCTTTCGGGTTCAAATGTTACTGATTGCGGTTTGGTTCATATTAAAAAGTGTGTGAACGTCGAGGCCCTAAACTTGAACTTTTGTGATCAGATTTCGGACGTCGGCCTTGATCACATTAAGG GTCTTTTAAACTTGACAACTTTAAGTTTGAAAAGAAATAAAAACATTACTGCCGAAGGAATGAGTGCACTTTCGGGTTTAGTGAATTTGTTGAATTTGGACTTGGAAAGATGTACATCGATCTATGGTGGTCTTGTTCATCTAAGAT GTTTATCAAAGCTTCAAGCGCTTAACCTCAACTGTTGCAACTGTATTACTGATGCCGATATGGAGCCTCTTTCAG AACTAACGAACTTGAAAGAGTTGCAACTTTCCTCTACCAAGGTGACGGATCATGGGGTCGTGTTTCTGAAAG GATTACACAAGCTTGCATTGCTGAATATGGAACTATGCTGCGTTACGGCAGCATGCTTGGATTCACTTTCAG CTATTGAGGGTCTGCTTCATTTGAATTTAAGCAGATGTAACATGACTGGTGATGGGTGCAATAAATTTTCAA GGCTAAAGGGTTTAAAATCTCTCAATTTAGGATTCAATGATATTTCAGATGATGTTTTGGTACATCTGAAAG GTTTGATAAATTTGGAGAGCTTAAATCTGGATTCATGTATAATTCGTGATAATGGACTGGTTCACTTAGCAG GCCTTCATCGTTTAAAATGTTTGGAATTGTCTGATACATTAGTTGGAAGCAACGGTCTTCGTCATCTCTCAG GGTTGGTGAATCTCGAAAGCTTAAATCTCTCATTCACTGCTATTACCGATGGAGGTCTAAAACATTTGTGTGGATTATCAACTCTTAAATCACTTAATTTGGATGTTCGCCAGATTACAGATACCGGACTTGAAGCTCTTACAA GTTTGACCGGATTGACTCATCTGGATCTTTTTTGTGCACATATAACCGAAGCAGGAACCATCCATCTTCGGA ATTTTAAAAATCTCCAGTCTTTGGAAATATGTGGTGGGGGATTAACTGATGCCGGCGTTGCAAATATCAAGGATCTTCGCTCGTTGATGCTTTTGAATCTGTCACAAAACTACTGTCTGACAGATGCATCTTTGGAGTTGATTGCTG GTTTGACTCAGTTGGTTTCCTTAAACTTATCAGACTCGAGAGTAACGAGTGCAGGATTGCAGCATTTGAAGCCACTGAAGAAGTTGAAATCGCTGAGCTTAGAGTCAACCGAGGTGACTGCAAATGATATTAAAAGTCTTCAGGAAAATGACCTCCCAAATTTGGTAACCTTTCGTCCTGAGTAA
- the LOC110880064 gene encoding F-box/LRR-repeat protein 14 isoform X3: MGGSSSRNRSAPVREHRGIYRRYSRNGSSKWQATFDDKDGKAICPSLMELCTYKICQQVHQYDTFSMLPGDISQLIFDESVYSRRLTWNNLEAFRGCVLHDIDLGEYPGVDDSWMEAIFSHGSTLLSADLSGSNVTDCGLVHIKKCVNVEALNLNFCDQISDVGLDHIKGLLNLTTLSLKRNKNITAEGMSALSGLVNLLNLDLERCTSIYGGLVHLRCLSKLQALNLNCCNCITDADMEPLSELTNLKELQLSSTKVTDHGVVFLKGLHKLALLNMELCCVTAACLDSLSGLINLESLNLDSCIIRDNGLVHLAGLHRLKCLELSDTLVGSNGLRHLSGLVNLESLNLSFTAITDGGLKHLCGLSTLKSLNLDVRQITDTGLEALTSLTGLTHLDLFCAHITEAGTIHLRNFKNLQSLEICGGGLTDAGVANIKDLRSLMLLNLSQNYCLTDASLELIAGLTQLVSLNLSDSRVTSAGLQHLKPLKKLKSLSLESTEVTANDIKSLQENDLPNLVTFRPE, translated from the exons ATGGGTGGATCTTCTTCTAGAAACCGAAGCGCGCCTGTCCGTGAACATAGAGGGATTTACAGAAGATATTCCAGAAATGGAAGCTCAAAGTGGCAAGCAACTTTTGATGATAAAGATGGAAAAGCAATATGTCCATCCCTTATGGAATTATGCACTTACAAAATATGTCAA CAAGTTCATCAATATGATACCTTCTCCATGCTTCCAGGAGATATTAGCCAGTTGATATTCGACGAGTCGGTTTATTCTCGACGACTTACTTGGAACAATCTCGAGGCTTTTCGAGGTTGCGTTCTGCAT GATATTGATTTGGGCGAATATCCCGGTGTGGATGATAGTTGGATGGAGGCGATATTCTCACACGGATCAACTTTGCTTTCAGCAGATCTTTCGGGTTCAAATGTTACTGATTGCGGTTTGGTTCATATTAAAAAGTGTGTGAACGTCGAGGCCCTAAACTTGAACTTTTGTGATCAGATTTCGGACGTCGGCCTTGATCACATTAAGG GTCTTTTAAACTTGACAACTTTAAGTTTGAAAAGAAATAAAAACATTACTGCCGAAGGAATGAGTGCACTTTCGGGTTTAGTGAATTTGTTGAATTTGGACTTGGAAAGATGTACATCGATCTATGGTGGTCTTGTTCATCTAAGAT GTTTATCAAAGCTTCAAGCGCTTAACCTCAACTGTTGCAACTGTATTACTGATGCCGATATGGAGCCTCTTTCAG AACTAACGAACTTGAAAGAGTTGCAACTTTCCTCTACCAAGGTGACGGATCATGGGGTCGTGTTTCTGAAAG GATTACACAAGCTTGCATTGCTGAATATGGAACTATGCTGCGTTACGGCAGCATGCTTGGATTCACTTTCAG GTTTGATAAATTTGGAGAGCTTAAATCTGGATTCATGTATAATTCGTGATAATGGACTGGTTCACTTAGCAG GCCTTCATCGTTTAAAATGTTTGGAATTGTCTGATACATTAGTTGGAAGCAACGGTCTTCGTCATCTCTCAG GGTTGGTGAATCTCGAAAGCTTAAATCTCTCATTCACTGCTATTACCGATGGAGGTCTAAAACATTTGTGTGGATTATCAACTCTTAAATCACTTAATTTGGATGTTCGCCAGATTACAGATACCGGACTTGAAGCTCTTACAA GTTTGACCGGATTGACTCATCTGGATCTTTTTTGTGCACATATAACCGAAGCAGGAACCATCCATCTTCGGA ATTTTAAAAATCTCCAGTCTTTGGAAATATGTGGTGGGGGATTAACTGATGCCGGCGTTGCAAATATCAAGGATCTTCGCTCGTTGATGCTTTTGAATCTGTCACAAAACTACTGTCTGACAGATGCATCTTTGGAGTTGATTGCTG GTTTGACTCAGTTGGTTTCCTTAAACTTATCAGACTCGAGAGTAACGAGTGCAGGATTGCAGCATTTGAAGCCACTGAAGAAGTTGAAATCGCTGAGCTTAGAGTCAACCGAGGTGACTGCAAATGATATTAAAAGTCTTCAGGAAAATGACCTCCCAAATTTGGTAACCTTTCGTCCTGAGTAA